The DNA window CGACAATGTGCCGTCCGAATATGCGGCCGTGGTCAAGGACGGCGCCTTCTATGGCTGGCCCTGGTACTATGTCGGCAACAACGAGGATCCGCGCCACAGGGGCGAGCGCCCCGACCTTGCCGGCAAGGCTGATATTCCCGATGTGCTGATGCAGGCGCATTCGGCGCCGCTCAACATCACCTTCTACGACGGGAAGAGCTTTCCGACCGAATACCAAGGCGACGCCTTCGTCGCTCTGCACGGTTCATGGAACCGAGGCAACAGAACCGGCTACAAGGTGGTGAGATTGCTGTTCAGGGACGGCAAGCCGACCGGCGAATATGAGGATTTCATCACCGGCTTCGTCGTCTCCAATGGCGAGGTCTGGGGCCGGCCGGTCGGCGTGGCGGTGGCGAACGACGGCGCGCTGATCGTCACCGAGGACGGCAACGGCACCATCTGGCGCGTCACCCATGGCGGCAATCGTTCCTGATCTGCTTGGGTAGCGCAGGCCCCCTCACCCGGATTGCCAACCGAATTGCGAAGAGCAATTCGGGACAATCCGACCTCTCCCCGGCGGGTAGAGGAAGTAGGCGGGGCCATGCTCGTCTCTTCTCCCCAGCGGGGAGAAGGTGGCCGCGAAGCGGCCGGATGAGGGGGGCCTTCTTCAGGTGTCCCAGCGATATCTGGTGCAATGGATTCCGACCCACGGGAATTCAATTCTGGTCCGTTTCATGCGACAGTGCATTCTGATCTGAGACCAATGCCATGACCCTGACCGGATTCCTCGCCTACAGTGCCGCCCTCGGCATCGCCGCCGCCATTCCTGGCCCCGGCATCACCGCGCTCGTCGCGCGTGCGCTCGGCTCCGGCTTCCGCTCGTCGCTGGCAATGTCGTTTGGACTGATGGTCGGCGACATCACCTATCTGACCGCCGTGGTGCTGGGCCTCGCCTTCGTCGCGCAGAGTTTCGGCATGGTTTTTCTCGCCATCAAATGGCTTGGCGTCGCCTACCTCGCCTTCCTCGGCTGGCGCTTCTGGAACAGCGGCATCACGCCCGAGACCGTCGAGGCCAGGAAAGGCAAGGGTGGGCTGCTGTCGA is part of the Mesorhizobium loti genome and encodes:
- a CDS encoding LysE family translocator; the protein is MTLTGFLAYSAALGIAAAIPGPGITALVARALGSGFRSSLAMSFGLMVGDITYLTAVVLGLAFVAQSFGMVFLAIKWLGVAYLAFLGWRFWNSGITPETVEARKGKGGLLSSFVAGLTVTLGNPKTMIFYLAITPTIVDLKTITLADYGILVALTVVVLLVVLVPYLALAAKARWFLKSPRALKALNRTAAGFMVGAAAAIAARQ